ACCGTCGACCCCCAGATTGTCGCAACGGTTGCCGAGATCATCCAAACCGTCCGCCAAGAAGGCGACGCCGCCCTCCGCAATTACGGCGCCCAGTTTGATAAGGTCGACGTTAAAGAGTTTGCGGTCCCACAAACCGAACTGGAGGCGGCCTACCAAACCCTGCCGTCAAACCTCAAGGACGCCCTGGCCACCGCTAAGGCCAACATCACTAGCTTCCACCAACAAGAAATTGAGAACGGCTTTGCCGATTTAACCACGCCCGGGGTGGTGCGGGGCCAAAAGGTGACCCCCTTAGCCCGGGTGGGCCTCTACGTGCCGGGGGGCACCGCCGCGTACCCGTCGACGATCCTGATGAACGCGATTCCCGCCAAGCTAGCGGGGGTCGGTAAGTTGGTGATGGTCACGCCGCCGCAAAGGGAGGGGATCTCCCAGACGGTGCTGGCCGCCGCCTACCTGGCCGGCGTCGACGCCGTTTACCAAGTCGGGGGTGCCCAAGCGATCGCCGCCTTAGCCTACGGGACCGAAAGCATCCCGCAAGTCGATAAGATCGTTGGCCCGGGGAACATCTTCGTCGCCACCGCTAAGCAACAGGTTTTTGGCCAGGTCGCCATCGACATGGTGGCCGGGCCGTCGGAAATCGGGATCATCGCGGACGGCAACGCCAACCCGGACGAAGTAACCGCCGACCTCTTATCGCAGGCCGAACACGACCGGCGCGCCCGGGCGATGCTAGTCACCGACAGCGTGGAACTGGCCGAGGCCGTTTCCGCCGCCGTTGACCAGCAGTTAAAAACCCTGCCGCGTCAGGAAATTGCCCAAGAAGCGATCGCCAACCGTAGCTTCATTGCCGTAATGGCGGACCAAGACGAAATGTTTGAACTGATGAATTCGATCGCCCCGGAGCACTTGGAACTCCAGGTCCAGGACCCGATCACCGCGATGGGCAAGGTGCAAAACGCCGGCTCGGTCTTCTTGGGCCGTTACGCCTCCGAGCCGCTCGGCGATTACCTAGCCGGGCCAAACCACGTCTTGCCAACCGGGGGAACCGCCCGCTTTGCCTCACCACTAGGGGTGTACGATTTCGTTAAGCGGACCCAGTTCTTGCAATACACCGAAGCCGCCCTGGCCGGGGTGGTGCAAGAAGTCGCCGACTTGGCCCGGGCCGAGGGGCTGGAGGCCCACGCCCGCGCCGTTGAAGCCCGTTTTAAGGAGGGAGATTAAGATGCGAACTGCCACCATTAAACGCCAAACCAAGGAAACCCAAATCGAGGTTAGCCTCAACCTGGACCAACAAAGCGGGATCCAAATTGATACCGGGGTCGGCTACTTCGACCACATGCTGAACTTGTTGGCCAAGCACGGCCGCTTTGGCCTGGTGGTCAAGGCAACCGGTGACCTAGAAGTCGACGCCCACCACACGGTCGAAGACACTGGGATTGTGCTTGGCGAGGCCCTCAAGGAGGCGCTGGGCGACAAAGTCTAAATCGAACGCTACGGCGACGCCATGGTGCCAATGGACGAAACCCTAGCCCAGGTGGTCGTCGACCTGTCGGGGCGCTCCTACCTGGTCTTTGACGCCGAACTGACCAACCCGCGGCTGGGTAGTTTCGAAACCGAGGTTACCGAGGACTTTTTCCAGGCCCTGGCCTTTGCCGCCGAGATGAACCTGCACGCCCGGGTCTTGTACGGGCGTAACACCCACCACAAAATCGAAGCGCTCTTTAAGGCGACCGGTCGCGCCCTGCGCCAGGCGGTCACGATTAACCCGGCGATTGAGGGGGTTAACTCCACGAAGGGGGTCATTTAATGCTTGCGATCATTGATTACGGGGCCGGCAACACCTATAACGTCGAAAAGACCTTTGCCTACCTGGGGGTGCAGGCGACCTTAACCGCCGACCCGGCTAAAATTTTAGCCAGCGACGGCCTGATCCTCCCTGGCGTCGGCGCCTTTAACGCGGCAATGACCAACTTGAAGCAACGGGGGTTGGTTGAGCCAATTAAAGAAGCGGTGAAAAAGGGCACACCCTTCTTGGGAATCTGCTTAGGGATGCAGATGCTCTTTGATTATTCGACCGAATACGGCCAAACCGCTGGCCTCGGTTTTATCCCCGGCCAAGTCGTGGAGTTGCCCAAGCAACCGGGCCTCTTGGTGCCCGAAGTGGGCTGGAACCAAAACCGCTTGGTCAACCCGGCGAGCGCCTACCGGCAGGTTGACGGGGAATTTACCTACTTTGTCCACTCCTATTACGCCTAGACGCCGGTCCAAAACGTCGTCTCGGTCGTCGATTACGGGGTACTGGTGCCGGCGATCGTTCAAAAAGACAACGTGGTGGGAATGCAGTTTCACCCCGAAAAGAGCGGCACGGTCGGCCTCGGTTTGTTAGAGCAATTCTTAAAGGGGGTAGAAAAATGATTAACCCAGCCATTGACCTGCAGGGCGGCCAAAGCGTCCGTTTGAAGCAGGGCGATTTTGACCAAGCGACCCTAATTGAAAACACCCCCCTGGCCCAGGTAGAACGCTTTCAGGCGGCGGGGATCGACCGCCTCCACTTAGTCGACCTGGATGGCGCCCGACTCGGCCACCCGGCTAACCAGGCGGTGGTCAAAGCAATCCGCGACTCCTTTACCGGCATGATCGAGCTGGGCGGCGGGATCCGGACCGCCCAGGCGGTCGCCGACTACTTAAAGCTGGGGATTGACCGGGTCATCTTGGGCTCGGTGGCCGTCAAGGACCCCCAGCTGACCCGCCGGGTGTTAAATGACTGGGGTAGCGCCCGGATTGTGATCGGCGTCGACGGCAAGGATGGGATGGTGGCCATGGAAGGCTGGCTCAGCCAGTCGACGGTGCCAATGGCAACCTTAATTGGCCGGCTGGTGGAAGCGGGCGCCGTTAATTTCATCGTTACCGACGTCGCCCAGGACGGGATGATGGCAGGTCCCAACTTGAACCTGCTCGGCGACTTGCAGGCCCAGTTCCCAACCGCCAACATCATTGCCTCCGGCGGGATCCGCAACCTAGCAGACATTGACGCCCTCAAGCGAGTCGGCGTCAAAGAAGCGGTCGTCGGCCGGGCAATGTTTGAGGGGACGCTGACGCTCGAGGAGATTAAGGAGGCCAACGCCAATGCTGACTAAACGAATTATCCCCTGCCTAGACGTGACCGATGGCCGGGTTAAAAAGGGGGTCAACTTTGTCAACCTGGTGGACGTTGGTGACCCGGTAGCGATTGCCCGCCGCTACCAGGAACAAGGGGCCGACGAGCTGGTCTTTTTAGACATCACCGCCACTAACCAGGGCCGTCAGGCGACCGTCGACATGGTGGCCGCCGTCTCCCGGCAGGTCTTTATGCCGCTAACGGTCGGCGGTGGGATCCGCTCAGTTGAAGACATGCGGGCCCTCCTGTTGGCCGGGGCCGATAAGGTTTCTTTAAACTCCTCGGCCGTGGCCAATCCGGACCTGATCAGTGCGGGCGCCCGCCTGTTTGGTAACCAGTGTCTCGTCACCGCCATTGACGTCAAAACCGACCCGGCGACCGGGCAAAAGATGGTTTACACCCACGGGGGAACCAAGCCCACCGGCCTCGAGGCGCTTGCCTGGGCCAAGCAGGTCGTTTCCCTGGGCTCGGGGGAGCTCCTGGTCACTTCGATGGACAAGGACGGCACCCAGAATGGTTACGACACCGCCTTTTACAAGGAACTAACGGCGGCCGTCGACGTGCCGGTGATCGCCTCCGGGGGGGCCGGGAAGATCGATGACTTTGCCGACGTCTTTTTGAACTCGGGGGTCACCGGGGCCCTGGCCGCTTCCGTCTTTCACTTTCAGCAGCTAACGATTGCCCAGGTCAAAGAGGACCTGATTAAAAAGGGGGTGCCGGTCCGGTGGAACCAGACTTTACAAAGGGGCTCTTAACGACGGTGGTGGTGGACGCAACCACTAAGGACGTGTTAATGGTCGCCTGGATGAACGAAGCGAGCTACCGGCTGACCAAGCAAACTGGGGAGACCTGGTTTTGGTCACGCTCACGCCAGGAACTCTGGCACAAAGGGGCGACTTCTGGCAACACCCAGGTCGTCAAGGAAATGTGGTTGGACTGCGACCAAGATACCCTCTTGGTCAAAGTGGACCCGGCCGGCCCGGCTTGCCACACCGGGGCACGGTCTTGTTTTTTCAACCAGGTGCAGGGAAAGGAAGATTAAGATGCAAGATTTAGAAAGCTTATACCAAATGGTCGCCGCCAGAAAGGCCAACCCCAAGGAGGGGTCGTACACCGATTACCTCTTCACTAAGGGGTTAGACAAGATTTTAAAGAAGGTCGGCGAGGAAACCACCGAGGTGATTGTGGCCGCCAAAAACGAAGGCACCGCCGAGCTCCAGTATGAAACGGCCGACCTCTTGTACCACCTGATGGTCCTGCTCGTTGAACAGGGGCTGACCTACGATGACATCAAAGAGGAGCTAGGCAAGCGCGAGGGCTTGATGAGCGACTTTAAGGACCGCCCGGAGATTAAGGACTTATAAGGGGGTAGGGGAATGAAAGCAGGGATCAACCAAATTCAAAGCTACGTGCCAGAAGAACCGGTTCAACGGGTTAAAAGCAAGTACCACTTAAAGCGCCTGGCCCGCCTGTCGGCCAACGAAAACCCGTACGGGACCTCGCCGTTGGTTAAAGAGGCCCTGATCAATGCGATTAACGACGGGGCGCTCAACCGTTACCCAGACGGAGACGCCAGCGAGTTACGGGCCCTGGTCGGCCAGCAGTTAAACGTTGCTGGCGACCAGCTGGTCTTTGGCGTCGGCCTCGACGAAATCATCGAATTGGTGGCCCGCGCCTTTTTGACCCCGGACGATCAGGTGGTGGTCGCCAAGCCCGCCTTTTCCGAGTACGCACTGCACGCT
The nucleotide sequence above comes from Limosilactobacillus fermentum. Encoded proteins:
- the hisD gene encoding histidinol dehydrogenase; translated protein: MKIYQKNLTEMKQIVDDYTSATVDPQIVATVAEIIQTVRQEGDAALRNYGAQFDKVDVKEFAVPQTELEAAYQTLPSNLKDALATAKANITSFHQQEIENGFADLTTPGVVRGQKVTPLARVGLYVPGGTAAYPSTILMNAIPAKLAGVGKLVMVTPPQREGISQTVLAAAYLAGVDAVYQVGGAQAIAALAYGTESIPQVDKIVGPGNIFVATAKQQVFGQVAIDMVAGPSEIGIIADGNANPDEVTADLLSQAEHDRRARAMLVTDSVELAEAVSAAVDQQLKTLPRQEIAQEAIANRSFIAVMADQDEMFELMNSIAPEHLELQVQDPITAMGKVQNAGSVFLGRYASEPLGDYLAGPNHVLPTGGTARFASPLGVYDFVKRTQFLQYTEAALAGVVQEVADLARAEGLEAHARAVEARFKEGD
- the hisA gene encoding 1-(5-phosphoribosyl)-5-[(5-phosphoribosylamino)methylideneamino]imidazole-4-carboxamide isomerase, translated to MINPAIDLQGGQSVRLKQGDFDQATLIENTPLAQVERFQAAGIDRLHLVDLDGARLGHPANQAVVKAIRDSFTGMIELGGGIRTAQAVADYLKLGIDRVILGSVAVKDPQLTRRVLNDWGSARIVIGVDGKDGMVAMEGWLSQSTVPMATLIGRLVEAGAVNFIVTDVAQDGMMAGPNLNLLGDLQAQFPTANIIASGGIRNLADIDALKRVGVKEAVVGRAMFEGTLTLEEIKEANANAD
- the hisF gene encoding imidazole glycerol phosphate synthase subunit HisF, with amino-acid sequence MLTKRIIPCLDVTDGRVKKGVNFVNLVDVGDPVAIARRYQEQGADELVFLDITATNQGRQATVDMVAAVSRQVFMPLTVGGGIRSVEDMRALLLAGADKVSLNSSAVANPDLISAGARLFGNQCLVTAIDVKTDPATGQKMVYTHGGTKPTGLEALAWAKQVVSLGSGELLVTSMDKDGTQNGYDTAFYKELTAAVDVPVIASGGAGKIDDFADVFLNSGVTGALAASVFHFQQLTIAQVKEDLIKKGVPVRWNQTLQRGS
- the hisI gene encoding phosphoribosyl-AMP cyclohydrolase — protein: MEPDFTKGLLTTVVVDATTKDVLMVAWMNEASYRLTKQTGETWFWSRSRQELWHKGATSGNTQVVKEMWLDCDQDTLLVKVDPAGPACHTGARSCFFNQVQGKED
- the hisE gene encoding phosphoribosyl-ATP diphosphatase produces the protein MQDLESLYQMVAARKANPKEGSYTDYLFTKGLDKILKKVGEETTEVIVAAKNEGTAELQYETADLLYHLMVLLVEQGLTYDDIKEELGKREGLMSDFKDRPEIKDL